From one Lysinibacillus sp. G4S2 genomic stretch:
- a CDS encoding response regulator transcription factor: MQKHILLVEDDEAIREMVENYLMMEGFLVTSAINGEEALQNCLNNSFDLVILDIMIPKLNGLEVLKIVREQASFPIIIMSAKDSDVDKALGLGLGADDYIAKPFSMLEFSARVKAAIRRATQYSNHVDDKKDVLELDNLTIDLVNFSVEKNGQKVKLTSKEFAILKLFVTNRNRVFTKQQIYQLIWNDAYYGDENIINVHIRRLREKIEDNPSDPQYVKTLWGIGYKFEG, from the coding sequence GTGCAAAAGCATATTTTACTAGTAGAAGATGATGAAGCCATTCGTGAAATGGTAGAAAACTACTTAATGATGGAGGGGTTCCTTGTTACCTCTGCAATAAATGGGGAAGAGGCATTACAAAATTGTTTAAACAATTCCTTTGATTTAGTGATCTTGGATATTATGATCCCGAAACTTAATGGTTTAGAAGTTTTAAAGATCGTACGAGAACAGGCTTCATTTCCAATTATCATCATGTCAGCCAAAGATAGTGATGTTGATAAAGCGTTAGGATTGGGATTAGGGGCAGATGATTATATCGCCAAGCCGTTTTCGATGCTGGAATTTTCAGCACGTGTCAAAGCCGCCATTAGAAGAGCTACACAATACTCTAATCATGTAGATGATAAGAAAGATGTATTAGAGCTAGATAACTTAACGATAGATCTTGTTAATTTTTCAGTAGAGAAGAATGGGCAAAAAGTAAAGCTTACGTCAAAGGAATTTGCCATCTTAAAATTATTCGTAACAAATCGTAATCGAGTTTTTACAAAGCAGCAAATTTATCAACTGATCTGGAATGATGCTTACTATGGCGATGAAAATATTATTAATGTACATATAAGAAGATTACGCGAAAAAATTGAAGACAATCCATCCGACCCTCAATATGTTAAAACGCTTTGGGGAATTGGCTATAAATTTGAAGGATAA
- a CDS encoding ABC transporter ATP-binding protein — MTYIIKTNQLTKVYEGKEVISAVTMHVKKGEIYGFLGPNGAGKTTVMKMLTNLTKPTSGDIEIFGEKLTDRSYEVLKRMGTIIEYPIFYEHLTAKETLELHCEYMGYYDKKEIAHVLDLVKLTNTEKKRVKDFSLGMKQRLGIARAIITKPELLILDEPINGLDPVGIKELRELFKMLCKEYGITIIISSHILGEIEQMADTIGVIKNGRLITEVSMNDINHSQTDYIEVIVNDGKKAAFIIEKELHITNFKLMDDHAIRIYDATASQKMLSKTLIEHDIDIEGISKKTSSLEDYFLKLINGGVVNA; from the coding sequence ATGACATATATTATAAAAACGAATCAGCTTACGAAAGTGTATGAGGGAAAAGAAGTGATTTCTGCCGTCACTATGCATGTCAAAAAGGGGGAGATTTATGGCTTTTTAGGTCCTAATGGTGCTGGGAAAACCACGGTCATGAAAATGCTGACAAATCTCACGAAGCCAACGAGCGGAGACATTGAAATCTTTGGTGAAAAATTAACTGATCGATCATATGAAGTGCTGAAAAGGATGGGGACGATTATTGAATATCCCATTTTCTATGAACATTTAACAGCAAAGGAAACTTTAGAATTACATTGCGAATATATGGGCTATTATGATAAGAAAGAAATTGCTCATGTTCTAGATCTAGTGAAACTAACAAACACAGAGAAGAAGCGTGTAAAAGACTTTTCTCTTGGGATGAAACAGCGATTGGGTATCGCGCGTGCTATTATTACGAAGCCGGAATTACTTATTTTAGATGAGCCGATTAATGGACTAGATCCAGTTGGAATTAAAGAGCTTCGAGAGCTATTCAAGATGCTTTGCAAAGAGTATGGAATTACGATTATTATTTCTAGTCACATTTTGGGTGAAATTGAACAAATGGCTGATACCATTGGCGTTATTAAGAATGGAAGATTAATTACTGAAGTATCAATGAACGATATCAATCACAGTCAGACAGATTATATTGAAGTGATTGTTAACGATGGAAAAAAAGCAGCCTTTATTATAGAAAAGGAATTACATATTACTAATTTCAAGCTAATGGATGATCATGCTATTCGCATTTATGATGCGACAGCTTCCCAGAAGATGTTATCTAAAACATTGATTGAGCATGATATTGATATTGAGGGCATTAGCAAAAAAAC
- a CDS encoding sensor histidine kinase: MIIILLLIIVLLVGIIIFHVRAKKQQDATIQYMHQKLQAIIDEQSSEKILVSTANQELQQLLIAMNGLLDHNQKVLATHRKMESSMKKMLANISHDLKTPLTVVLGYTEMLQLKQSLSEAEQQRLLTGVHTKTLEVLKIIHTFFDLAKLEAGDTDYPMTKINVSEICRKNILSFYDMVTSMGLEIDIIIPDISMYALGNEDALDRVLNNLLSNAIAYGAAGNVIGLTVRNDDTNIFIDVWDCGKGIEEYQIDNVFERMYTLEDSRNKSFQGSGLGLTITKRLVELMDGSIQLSSIPYEKTIFTVSLKRMMY; the protein is encoded by the coding sequence ATGATTATAATTCTATTACTCATTATTGTGTTACTCGTAGGAATAATTATTTTTCACGTGAGGGCAAAAAAACAACAAGATGCTACTATTCAATACATGCATCAAAAACTGCAAGCAATCATTGATGAACAATCGAGCGAGAAAATTTTAGTATCTACAGCTAATCAAGAATTACAGCAGCTGCTTATTGCGATGAATGGATTGCTAGACCATAATCAAAAAGTACTGGCGACACATCGAAAAATGGAAAGCTCCATGAAAAAGATGTTGGCCAATATCTCACATGATCTTAAAACACCTTTAACGGTTGTACTAGGTTATACGGAAATGCTACAGCTTAAGCAATCACTTAGTGAAGCGGAGCAGCAACGGTTGCTCACGGGCGTTCATACGAAAACATTGGAAGTATTAAAAATAATCCATACATTTTTTGACTTGGCAAAATTGGAGGCTGGGGATACAGATTATCCAATGACAAAAATTAATGTCAGTGAAATTTGCCGAAAAAATATTTTATCATTTTACGATATGGTCACCTCTATGGGGCTAGAGATAGATATTATAATACCAGATATATCCATGTATGCACTTGGTAATGAAGACGCGTTAGATAGAGTTCTGAACAATTTACTGTCAAATGCTATTGCCTACGGGGCAGCAGGAAACGTTATTGGACTAACAGTAAGAAATGATGATACTAACATTTTTATTGATGTATGGGATTGTGGTAAGGGAATTGAAGAATATCAAATTGATAATGTTTTTGAAAGAATGTATACGCTTGAGGATTCCAGAAATAAATCCTTCCAAGGTAGTGGTCTTGGCTTAACCATTACAAAACGTCTTGTAGAATTAATGGATGGCTCCATACAGCTCTCAAGTATTCCTTATGAGAAAACCATTTTTACGGTTTCATTAAAACGAATGATGTACTAA